A DNA window from Methanocorpusculum sp. contains the following coding sequences:
- a CDS encoding ABC transporter substrate-binding protein has product MSGHHEKPPQTKASKYITLGIIILTILMFILAFHPFGTIIDSDFPEDEVIVAVSLPFEGEMTEFGVEYMRGIELAVEDINDEGGIRGVPVRAVYFDNKGNVTLAKAQFKEIRDLGIPVVIGGVSSTVTLAMAPYAESYEIVLISPSATSASLSAYGNYVYRTVSSDIYLGAGMAKIIGGRNETQNVMLISLDTSYGKSLRYAFLKEANASYPDMHIVSDISVPDSDTVNITEIITAMKDTHPQSVLLIVNPSQGVEIMKAAEKEGLSPAWFASDTLTNRQVPLEVGAYADGLIGFSQARRISDPSYEEHYIETFGEELMVRDSIYGYETMIVVSQAIENSGYTADGIREGLDLIRHVGLTGTIVFDEKGDAYPSYDVMRLENGEWVDLPWKEVLTFEKKAAAISSAHSTSSH; this is encoded by the coding sequence ATGTCCGGTCATCATGAAAAACCGCCGCAGACAAAAGCATCGAAGTACATCACCCTCGGGATCATCATCCTGACGATCCTCATGTTTATCCTCGCGTTCCACCCATTTGGGACGATCATCGACAGTGATTTCCCGGAAGATGAAGTGATTGTCGCGGTTTCACTGCCGTTTGAAGGAGAGATGACGGAGTTCGGCGTCGAGTATATGCGGGGGATCGAACTCGCAGTCGAGGATATCAATGATGAGGGCGGTATCCGGGGCGTTCCCGTACGGGCCGTGTATTTTGACAACAAAGGAAACGTCACACTCGCAAAAGCGCAGTTCAAGGAGATCCGGGACCTCGGGATCCCGGTGGTGATCGGCGGAGTCTCGAGCACGGTCACACTTGCCATGGCGCCGTACGCAGAGTCATATGAGATCGTTCTCATCTCTCCCTCCGCAACATCCGCGAGTCTCTCGGCGTACGGCAATTATGTCTATAGAACGGTCTCCTCCGACATTTATCTTGGAGCCGGCATGGCGAAAATCATCGGCGGGAGAAACGAAACGCAGAATGTGATGCTGATCAGCCTCGACACCAGTTACGGAAAGAGTCTCAGATATGCATTCCTCAAGGAGGCAAATGCGTCGTATCCGGATATGCATATCGTCTCCGACATATCGGTCCCCGACTCGGATACGGTGAACATAACGGAGATCATCACCGCAATGAAGGACACACATCCGCAGTCCGTTCTTCTGATCGTGAACCCGAGTCAGGGTGTAGAGATCATGAAAGCGGCGGAAAAGGAGGGCCTCTCCCCTGCATGGTTCGCTTCCGACACGTTGACCAACCGTCAGGTCCCTCTGGAAGTCGGTGCATACGCCGATGGTCTGATCGGATTTTCCCAGGCGAGAAGGATCTCCGATCCCTCATACGAGGAGCATTATATTGAGACATTCGGAGAAGAACTGATGGTCCGTGACTCGATCTACGGGTATGAGACGATGATCGTGGTGTCCCAGGCAATAGAAAACAGCGGATATACGGCAGACGGAATCAGGGAAGGCCTTGACCTGATCCGTCACGTAGGACTCACTGGAACCATCGTCTTCGATGAAAAAGGGGATGCATACCCTTCGTATGATGTGATGCGGCTCGAAAACGGCGAGTGGGTCGATCTTCCATGGAAAGAGGTGCTCACCTTCGAAAAGAAAGCCGCGGCGATCTCATCGGCCCACAGCACCTCCTCCCATTGA
- a CDS encoding DUF1858 domain-containing protein, which translates to MAITLDSTIADLLREKPESAATLQSFGMGCLGCAIANNETIREAAMVHGIPLEELAKKLGL; encoded by the coding sequence ATGGCAATCACACTTGATTCAACTATCGCCGACCTTCTCCGCGAGAAACCTGAGTCTGCAGCAACCCTCCAGAGTTTTGGCATGGGCTGTCTCGGCTGCGCGATCGCAAACAATGAGACCATTCGCGAGGCTGCAATGGTCCACGGCATCCCATTAGAAGAGCTCGCAAAAAAGCTTGGACTCTAA